The following DNA comes from Procambarus clarkii isolate CNS0578487 chromosome 23, FALCON_Pclarkii_2.0, whole genome shotgun sequence.
gacagtttcaaatgtagatatgatagagtccagtaggctcaggaatctgtacatcagttgattgacggttgagaggcgggaccaaagagctaaagctcaacccccacaagctcaactaggtgagtacacacaatcgctctctctctctctttctctaatgGCGAGAGCAGAGAGGCAAACTCGGGGAAACAAACGCCGGACGACAAACATGACGGGAACAAActcagaggaagaagagggacaggaagcctggattaggGATTCAATCGAACAAAAGTGGAGAGAATTCATAGAAGGGCTGAGGGTAATGTGGGAGTCAGTAACCAGCCTGCAAGATGAGCTGAAGGCAGCAGAGGAGGAAATCaaaagcctgaaagagaatcctacTCAATTCCAGACGCAGACCCCTCATCAGGGAGACAGTAATGTTCTTGTAGAGGCGGACTTCTACAATGCAGCCCTTTTTTGCAGAAttgtttaaaaagagccctgaagctaggtctgcagtaaggaaagttgccatggaagtggcttcttctcaggaaaCAGCTAGATGTACATGccagctgatagagagaaaaagagcagtagtagtagtagtttggCATTAAGgggcaaacagggaccagcccagcaGAGAGGAGAGACTAGGACAAAAACGTAGTTACTgaaatccttaaagaggtaaggatggagagggctgaccagaATATCGAAAAGGTTTTCAGACTTGGACAGTACCAgaaggacagagaccgattgataaaggtggtattcatgagcaagAACAGAAAAGAGGACATGTTAGCAAAGACTAGCATATGTACTGAAGTTCAAAAAaatttcctgcagagggatatgccaAGGAACGAGAGAATAAGGGCAGTAGATGTGACGAGGGAGCACAGTGAGAAAGAAAGGATTCAGGGAACCACAACCACGAACCCTACAATCctagaggggaatggggaacccttcACAAGCAGTTCAACAACCATAGACAGAGGAGCACCACCCCCACTCACCccaacccccccaagccctcccttctcccccataccCTCTCGTCTCCCACCCCAAGTCCTTCCTTCTCCTACACCCCCTAAGCATTTATAATTTAATAACGTTTAATAAcagaacactggacacgtgatcctgtggttctgggttcgatcccgggtggcaGGGAGAAATATGagccgagtttctttcacactgatgcacctgttacctagcagtaaataggtacctgggagttagtcagctgtcacgggttgtttcctgggggtggagacctggtcgaggactgggccgtggggacactaaagccccgaaatcatctcaagataacctaaagatagaTAATGTATAATAGCCCCATCCACATATATTCGCCCCAGACCAATTTCCTAAAGCAGTGGGATGGACATCAAGAACAAGAGTGAGCGGAaatggacagaagagagtgaGTTTTAaaataatgtactcaaacatagatgggattacaaataaaggaAACGAACTTAGAGAAAGATCaaaagaagaaaacccagatgtaatagcactcacagaaaggaAACTGTCAGGAATCACAtcgaatgttgtgtttcctcatgaCTACTTTatggtaaggaaagagaggggaggaaatgggaggaggaaaggaaggaggaagaagaggaggaggaggaagatgtggaggaggaggagaggctcTGAAGGGTTAAGAGACTACATAATGGACAATAAGATACTAACATGACCAAAGACAGTAGTAGTGATTCATAATCCTTCATTAATGACAGAAACCGATAAAAAAAGTGTGAAAGATCCAACATGTCAATTATCACTGTAATAGCTCACAGTGATAAGTAGACAGAGAGAGCCTCTGCCAACTGAAGAAATAGGTTCAAACTCCTAATCATGGTAGACTTCAACCATGTAAAGATAGAATGAGAGAACATGGAGTTACATGGAGTCACAAACACATGGAGAGCAAAGCTGTTGGATATGACACGGGAAacattttaagtcagcatgtaagGGGACCCAGAGGACTGAGAGGCAACCTGATATTCGTAGTGAGCGAGTCAAACATAAGGCAATCAAATTGGAAGCTCCCGTTGGATTGAGTGACCacatgtactgacgtttgagtatctggtgaaaATAGGAATAACCTACTGAAGGAAAGGACCAGAAAGCAAAAGCCAGTTATGCCGAAGTGTAAGTTACGATGAGATGAGAGAATTCTTAATATGAACCATCGGAAAGAGAAATCACTGCACATAACAAGATTGACTGAATCAtgcagaagtgtcaggaggcagaggAAAAGTCTGTCTCGATCCAAAAGAAAAGGAATGAAATGCAGAGGAGAAATACAGAGTTTAATTAGGAATGTAAAGAAGGAAAGCAAGTATGTCCAAGGGCATACTtggacatggagaaactacaggaataacagaacaccagaaagcagagaaaaATACGAGAGCAGATATTCATACCTAAGAGCgagaagaaagacagaaagacAGTACGAAAACGATATAGTAAACAAAGCAAAGAACCAACCAAAATTACTTAACAACTTCATCAGGACGaagacaacagtaaaggaacaggtggtGAAACTAATAAAAGGAAGTCAAAGAGACACAAACTCACTTACTACAGACTCACTGACTACAGACTCAATGACTACAGACTCACTGACTTCAGACTCACTGACTTCAGACTCACTGACTTCAGACTCACTGACTTCAGACTCACTGACTTCAGACTCACTGACTACCGACTCACTGACTTCAGACTCACTGACTACAGACTCACTGACTTCAGACTCACTGACTACAGACTCACTGACTTCAGACTCACTGACTACAGACTCACTGACTTCAGACTCACTGACTTCAGACTCACTGACTTCAGACTCACTGACTTCAGACTCACTGACTTCAGACTCACTGACTTCAGACTCACTGACTTCAGACTCACTGACTTCAGACTCACTGACTTCAGACTCACTGACTACAGACTCACTGACTTCAGACTCACTGACTTCAGACTCACTGACTTCAGACTCACTGACTTCAGACTCACTGACTTCAGACTCACTGACTACAGACTCACTGACTTCAGACTCACTGACTTCAGACTCACTGACTTCAGACTCACTGACTTCAGACTCACTGACTTCAGACTCACTGACTTCAGACTCACTGACTACAGACTCACTGACTTCAGACTCACTGACTTCAGACTCACTGACTTCAGACTCACTGACTACAGACTCACTGACTTCAGACTCACTGACTTCAGACTCACTGACTTCAGACTCACTGACTACACTCACTGACTACAGACTCACTGACTACAGACTCACTGACTACAGACTCACTGACTTCAGACTCACTGACTACAGACTCACTGACTACAGACTCACTGACTACCGACTCACTGACTTTTAACTCACTGACTACCGACTCACTGACTTTTAACTCACTGACTTCAGACTCACTGACTTTTAACTCACTGACTTCAGACTCACTGACTTCAGACTCACTGACTACAGACTCATTGACTACAGACTCACTGACTTTTAACTCACTGACTACCGACTCACTGACTTTTAACTCACTGACTTCAGACTCACTGACTTTTAACTCACTGACTTCAGACTCACTGACTTCAGACTCACTGACTACAGACTCATTGACTACAGACTCACTGACTTCAGACTCACTGACTACAGACTCATTGACTACAGACTCACTGACTTCAGACTCACTGACTTCAGACTCACTGACTACAGACTCATTGACTACAGACTCACTGACTTCTGACTCATTGACTACAGACTCACTGACTTCTGACTCACTGACTACAGACTCACATTTTCTAAGACTCACATACTTTCCAGAACTCGGAACAAGTATTCTTCTTAAAAATAAAAACATAAGTTTAATTATGGTCTTTCATAACAACATAGCATCTGTTAAAATGTTTCTCCGCGTGTTTCCTAACAGCATAAACAAGaattttaattaaaatatttgCTCACTTCTCGTCCACGACCTCAATGTTGTTGTGCTGCTCCTTACTGCTGTTTATACCTGCACTTGCCCCCCCCTCACACATGTAATCAACGTGGACAGGTATATATAGTAAAGGAATTCCTGGCATCCGTCTTGCCAGCTGGTCAGTCTCTAATAGAGAAACAGGCTCCGCTAATGAAGAGCAGGAGGGTTTGAACTCCAGGGGTGGTATCTGTGTTTTCTCATCAGCACAGCCGGGTGTACAGTCTGCGTTTGTGTAGAGGATTCTCCAGAAGCTGTCTTGGCTTCCCACAAGTGTCTAGGTCagactttatgaatattgaagttCAGGAAGTTGGCAGACTAGGAGGTCCTCAGTGACTCGATCCGTCCTGAATGCCTTCAGAGAGTAATTAAATTCCATTAGACTCATCTGGGGATGAGAGTTTTACTCTAAGGTGAGTTCCCAAGAGCAGTAAACTAATTTTAATATCGAATCTATACGTCGTTGATTTCAACAACCGACAGAAGAAGATCATTCTCCTAAAGCTTATCTCTATATATTTTCAGGAGACATCAACCATTGAGATTTCCATGTCTGAAAAGGGTGAACACCATTTTGATGTAAGACAGTGGCATTAAAAATAAATGTAGCTTAATTATGGAGAAATAGAGCAAAATTTTGAAGAAATGCAATTGTATTCTTCAGAAGAACAATGTCCTtttgacgaaacctgaactgcacatTCTgttttgatattattattattattattattattattattattattattattattattattattattattattattattactattattattattgttattattatcatcatcatcatcatcatcatcatcatcatcatcatcattattattattattattattattattattattattattattattattattattactagcagTATCCGGCCCATGCGTTGCTGTGCCTCAACAACGCTtgagcgttgctgagccacagtaaccttccctgccccccagtcctccccaccatttttcCCTGACCCGTCTCTTCGGccacccaaccattccccactccaccgtccccactattccccactccaccatcccctcttccttcccaccatgccccactcccttgtccctttatcctccccactattctccattcccccatcccctcgtccccaacaTTCCAAActttcccgtcccctcgtccttccccaccattaccccttccgTTGTTCCCGCATCCTCTccactatctctcacttccgccccctcgtcatccccactccctcgtgcgatgccttcccaaacggtctgatgttcccatccgaaaattgggaacatcaagtgatctgatgttcccatcactgaaatataagaaaaacagataaaaaattaAATGACAATATAAAAAGAatataaaataaactatactcacgaaatgaacggtatggtaaacaacacagctcaattccaacacaatgtcacacaaaataattcaataaaaaattaaatatatcgaaatctatgaaaacaaaatttatcaatgcaatccgaaacactgaaatggaattcgtgacatattttgtatagcgtgcatgttgctattatgtgcaacagatggcgctgttgttcaaaaacgtatgtttttacctgtcacaggtgtggcaactatatagtaggtatataaaaagacgcacctatttgaatgcaacgctgtgtcaaaatttcaaagcaatcggtgagaaacttttggagattacagcatgtgttgcacttacgtccaacagatggcgctgtttaaaaaaaaaaaacgtttttttcctgtcacaggtgaggcatgtgggaaaatatatagtagatatataaaaagacgctccTATTCGAATGCACCATTGTATCAAAATTCAAAGGAACCGGTGAAGAGGTTTcgtagatttccctcacatgagaaaaacatgaaaaacacagtttttcagaaaacagCATGTttgtttttttaccgtcacagatgtgtcatctatatagtatgtatataaaatgtatgtatataaaaaaaatagtataatgtgaaaatttcaaagcaatcggtgaagaacttcaggagattagcggttatgcacaactgAAGCACttccatatttatttatatagattgtaattattattaatattattattattattataaaggaTAACAATATTTATCCGGAGCCCAAGAGCACAATTACGAGGATTCACAACAAATAATAAATAGACTTCTATTTAGTTATATATGGGGAACATATATAGTATATGTTCTTGTCTGAACATATCTTGTCTGCCTCTGTGTATCTGCATGTAAGCATGGTCCTTTCTGGTAAAATGCTAACTATAACAGCCATGTACGCCCAGGATACAATGTACTCGGTGTATGCGTTTGCCGGAAACCTCTGAACAAAAATAATGCACTTCCAAGCAAGCACAGTTTTATTTTGTGCGTTATTTCCTCTCCAAGGAACAAAATATTACCTCTAAAATCTCGGGGAATCTCTGCTTTTTTCCCCCCCCGGTGGTCATATAGTCATTGTGTGAAGAATCATTGTACAAATATTTTGGAGGGCTCGCGTATCTGTACCAGAAGCATCAGGCTCCCGAAATAAAGATTCGGCGAATTTTCCCAGGAATTCTGTGTTCATGGACATATTGCAAGAAAAACAGTGAAAGCTTACgaaatgtgcgtgtgtgtgtgtgtactcaccttgttgtactcaccttgttatacttgcgggggggttgagctctggttctttggtcccgcctctcaatcgtcaatcaactggtgtatagactcatagcttctcgagctctatcatatctacatttcaaactgtgtatggagtcagcctccacaacatcactgcctatAGCATTCCGCttcttaacttctctgacactgaaaaaattctttctaacatccctgtggctcatttgggtacttatttTCCACCTGTGCTCCCTCTtttttgcgtaccacccgtgttaaaaagtttatctttatctaccctgtcaattccactgagaattttgtaggtagtgatcatgtctcctcttactcttctgtcttcctgtgtcgtaaggtgcatttcacgcagccattcctcgtaactcatgccgcttagttctgagactagcttAGTggtatatctctgaactttttccagcttcgtcttgtgcttgaaaaAGCTACGGGttacatgctggggccgcatactccaggattggtcttacatatgttgtatacaaggttatgaatgattccttacccaggttcctgaaggctgttctgatgttagccagcctcctgTTGCTGCAAATGTAATTCtttttcatgtgggcttcaggagacaggtttggtgtgatatcaactcctagatctttctctctgtctgtttcatgaaggacttcatttcccattcggtatccagtgtctggcctccggtttcccccgcctagtttcatgaccttgcatttactctggttgaactttagaagccatttgttggaccattccatcagtctgtctaggtcctcttgtagcctcctactatcatccgctgttttaatcctcctcataattattgcatcatcagcaaacaaagaatgaaacgattctataccctctgggagttcatttacatatatcagaaactgtATAGGTCAAAGGACAGAACCCTGCGAGACACCACTGGTAACGTCTCgcaaatctgaggcctcacccctcacagtgactcactatCTTcacttgcttaggtactcccttatccaatggagtaccttccctttcactcctgcctgaatctccagctttttcactagcctcttgtgtggtactgtgtcaaaagttttctggcaatccaaaaatatgcagtctgaccATTCGTCTTTTTCTAGcccaatttttgttgcctggtcatagaattcaattaatcctgtgaggcaggacttgccatccctgatcccatgttgatgctgtgttacaatgtTCTTTCGCTCCAAATGCTCGacaagcttttttcgcacaattttctcaatcagcttgcatggtatgaaaGTTAGGGactctagcctgtagttcagtgccgccTGCCTAATCCCCcatcttgtatatcaggacttcattagcagtcttccaaatttttggcaattccctTGTTACCagggatttgttatacactatggtgagtggtaggcacagtgcttctgctccttcctttagtatccatcgaGAGatgccatccgggcctatagcctttgtcacatccaactctagcaagagcttaCTTACATCCCATCTGGCAATCTTAAACTCTTCAAGTGGTTCCTGGTAATAATTCTTTCTGTTATCACTGGAATttccccttgctctaatgtgaagacctcccggaatttccccttgctctaatgtgaagacctcccggaatttccccttgctctaatgtgaagacctcctggaatttctaattctattcctcgcacacttccttgtcgtttgtagcgaatctgtctgcccctgtcctcaatttcattacctgttcttttactgttgtttttcttctgatatcgttgtgcaacaatttaggctgagtctttgccttgcttgcgatgtcattttcgtattgtctttctgcctctcttctcaacctgacatattattTCCTGGCATtcttgtatctttctctgctctcgagTGTCCTGACCTAGTCTTCCGTTATTAAATGTATAATATACGTTATTATACATAAAATATACGTTATTATACGAAAAATAAATGTTATTAAACGGATAATATACGTTTTATACGTTGTCTATACATTATTATGCGTATAATGAACGTTATAATACATATTATATTCGttgatatacatattatatatatatatatatatatatatatatatatatatatatatatatatatatatatatatatataaatataaatatatatatatatatatatatatatatatatatatatatatatatatatatatatatatatgtgtatatatatatatatatatatatatatatatatatatatatatatatatatatatatatatatatatatatatatatatgtatatatataactgaaaactcacaccccagaggtgactcgaacccatactgccaggagcacactgctggcgtacaggatcccttaaccgctcgaccaacatgactggacagaggaggatggtagcctcggctatttccatccccccgccggcactcttatGGTCTTATGGCTTGATAATGTTCCAGGATGGAACGAAAAGTCGTCGTGTCTTCATCCCCTGTTGTGTGCTTTGGTCATCATTTCTTCTGTCAAGTTATTGTGATTTATCGTCTGCAATTAAGCCACTGTTTACCATCACGTTAATAATGTTGATTTATTTCCGTAGCACATATTGTACAGGCGGGAGAGTACCGTACTGGCGGAGCTTTTCTGTCGCCTGCTGAACCTCAACCTTCCTAAGGGTCAATAATATTCTAACGTTTGTTTCCGTTTCATTCAACTCATAAAGGTTAAATCTGATTTCATAGAGAACATTCGCGAGATTCAGCTGCTGCCTGGAAAGTCAGTCTGGAACATAACTGGTGCATATTCAGCTTTTTAGTGCCACACCTGCTTGAGAGGCCAGTCTGGAGGATTACAGGAACACGCTTTTAGTATCGAAGCTGCTTGAAGTATCAGTCTGGAGGATTACAGGAACACGCTTTTAGTACCGAAGCTGCTTGAAGTATCAGTCTGGAGGATTACAGGAACACGCTTTTAGTATCGAAGCTGCTTGAAGTACCAGTCTGGAGGATTACAGGAACACGCTTTCAGTACCGAAGCTGCTTGAAGTATCAGTCTGGAGGATTACAGGAACACGCTTTCAGTACCGAAGCTGCTTGAAGTATCAGTCTGGAGGATTACAGGAACACGCTTTCAGTACCGAAGCTGCTTGAAGTATCAGTCTGGAGGATTACAGGAACACGCTTTCAGTACCGAAGCTGCTTGAAGTATCAGTCTGGAGGATTTATGGAGCATTCTTGGCCATCAAAATACGTGAAGTAGATGACTCGAGTGAAGACAAACGGCTGTAATGGGCTTCGTTGGTAATATTGATGAAAGATGGGTTATTGAAGGCCATGAAACAAGAAAAGCTAAAAGAATATGTTGTaaataacaaaattataaaaATCGATCAACGATTATATTATATTTAACAAAATTAACTCAGATTCATATACTAACTGCTTGGGTGTTAGCTATAAGACCAAGCTGATAACTGGACTTTGGTCGCTGCCTGTAccgtctggtcactctggtcaaatATATGATCTACtcggcaacacacacacatatttatatatataagttttcgCAATGTGCGTAGGTCTATCCAAACCCCCCTAACCTGCCCTGGTTCTCAACAGGTGCAAACCATAAAGAAACCATCTAACCCCCACATTTCAAAACCTTCTACTAACGAGTTGAGGTCGTCATAATAGTTGTGTATGAAAGTCAGGAAAAGAAAACAAATCCCTCACTTGGGTCAAAGGTCATGTCACTCAAAGTCAAATCGAGTATCTGACGATCAGCGTTGCCAATAAAAAACATTTTCAGGACCATTTTGTGACCTGTCAACGCCTTGTCCACACCCTCTCGTTCACCtacagtttctctctctctctctctctctctctctctctctctctctctctctctctctctctctctctctctctctctctctctctatctctctctctctctctctctctctctctctctctctctctctctctctctctctctctctctctctctctct
Coding sequences within:
- the LOC138367684 gene encoding uncharacterized protein; the protein is MERADQNIEKVFRLGQYQKDRDRLIKVVFMSKNRKEDILTDYRLNDYRLTDFRLTDFRLTDFRLTDFRLTDFRLTDYRLTDFRLTDYRLTDFRLTDYRLTDFRLTDYRLTDFRLTDFRLTDFRLTDFRLTDFRLTDFRLTDFRLTDFRLTDFRLTDYRLTDFRLTDFRLTDFRLTDFRLTDFRLTDYRLTDFRLTDFRLTDFRLTDFRLTDFRLTDFRLTDYRLTDFRLTDFRLTDFRLTDYRLTDFRLTDFRLTDFRLTDYTH